The Stigmatella ashevillena genomic sequence TATGTCTGGATGGCACCTGGAAACCCGAAGGTTTTTCGCCGTGGTGTGGCTCGCGGGAGCGGGCCTCGCGGGCTGTGGTCCCGCCGCGGAGCAGGAACCCGCGAATGAGACCGTGGGCACCGGAGCGCAAGCCCTCACGGAAGGGGCCCCCCTGACGGTGCACGATGCGAGCTGTCTCCAGCTTCAGGACCAGAACACCTGGAGCAGCTCCGCCTCCTACATGACGGGCGTAGGCCCCGCGCTGGGGCTTCCAGCCATCCTCCAGGATCTCAACCGCGTGGGCCCCATGCTCACCGCCTCCACGCGCCCGCCCGCCACGGGCTACAAGGGGGGCTTTCGCTGGAACGACGGCGACATGGGCACCACGGAGTGGATTCCGCAGGCCCTCACCGCAGGCGTGTCTGGCAGCGCCAACGTCGCCATTGTCTCCTGGCACTACGCACTCACCAGCCCGGACAAGGGGGTGCGCATCTCCGTGGCGGACATCTCGGACATGTCCGCCAGCGCGGTGAATTACCGGCACCTCCTGCTGGTGCGGCCCACCAGCGCCGGCAACTTCACCAACGTGGCCGAGCACGGGGGTGGCCTGGCCTGGTACGGCAACTACCTTTATATGGCGGACACCTCGGACGGCATCCGGGTGTTCGACCTCACGCAGATCCGCGAGGTGGACACCAGCACCGAGTGTGAGACGAAGCTGGGGAAGAACGGCTCGGTGTGGTGCGCCTATGGCTACAAGTACGTGCTGCCGCAGGTGAGCGCGTACGTGATGCCCGCGAGCATCACCAGCCCCTGCCGCACCAAGTTCTCCTTCCTCGGCAAGGACACGCGGGGCACGGTGCCCGTGGTGCTCTCGGGCGAGTACTGCAACAACGGCGACACCCCGTGCCCCTATGACGGCAGCACGCCTGGGCTCGGGGGGCGGCTCTACCGCTGGCCGGTAGATGCCGCCACGAACCGGCTCAAGGCGGTGAGCGGCGTGGTGAAGCCCGAGCGGGCCTACATCATGAACGAGCCCAATGTGCAGGGCGTGGCCCCCCTCATGACGTCCACCGCGACCACCTCGTATTGGCTCAGCTCGACGCGCTACGGGGGCGCCCTCTTCAAGGTGTCCACGAGCGCCTCGCGCACGGCCTACCTCTCGGGCAGCTCGCAATGGCCGAGGATGCCCGAGGGCATGCACGCCACGGGCAGCGGCACCAACCTGTGGACGGTCACCGAAGGCGTGTCGGGCGTCACCTCCCCCGCCTCGGGCGGCCGCGTGGTCTTCTTCGTGGACCAGGCCTCGGTGGACTGAGTGCCCGCGGGCACTCCTGATAGATTCCAGGGCAGTGGATCCACTCTCCCTCCCTGCAGGCAGTCTGGTGGGCTCCTGGCGCGTGCTCCGTCTGCACGGCTCAGGCTCCTATGGTGCCGTCTACCAAGTGGAAGGCCTCGCCCCGAGGGCTCCAGGGCCCTTCGCCCTGAAGCTGGCGCGTCATCCCAGGGACCCTCGCTTCGAGCGCGAGGGCGAGCTGCTCTCGCGCCTCCACCACCCGTGCGTGCCCCGGCTGCACGAGCGGGGTGAGTGGCTGCATCCCTCGGGTTCCCCCTTCCCTTTCCTCGTCATGGACTGGGTGGACGGCGTGCCCCTCTACACCTGGGCCTCCCAACACCCGCTCTCCTCCCGCCAAACCTTGCGCTTCCTGGCCCAGGTGGCTCGCGCCCTGGAGGCCACCCACGCCGCACGGGGCGTTCATCGCGACGTCAAAGGCGAAAATATTCTCGTCCGCGCCTCGGATGCTCGCGCCGTGCTGGTGGACTTCGGCTCCTGCAACCATCAAGGCGCACGCCCCCTCACCTTTCAATTTCCGCCGCCGGGCACTCCCCAGTACTACAGCCCCGAGTCGCTGCGCTTTCAGTGGGAGTGGCGCCACCAGCCCGGGGCTCGCTACGAGGCCACACCCGCGGATGACCTGTATGCCCTGGGCGTCACCGCCTATCGCCTCGTCACCGGCCGCTATCCCCCGGCCGCCCTGGACATGGAGATGACCGAGGACGGCTTCCGGCCTTTCTATCCGGCCTGGGTCCCTCCGGAGACATGGGTTCCGCTCAGCCCGGTGCTCTCTCAACTCATTCAGCGGTTGCTCTCGCGCACGCCCTCGGAACGTGGCACCGCTGGAGAGATTGCCTCACTCCTGGAAGGGGCCACGAAGACAGTCTCCACCGTTCCGCCGCGCATGTCCTTGGCCGGAGCCTTGGGACTGGCCTTCGCATCCAGCATGGCCCTCTCCGTGGGGGCGTCATGGCTGGGAGCACCTCCCTCGGTGGGAGAGCCCCCCAGGATGCTGCTTCCGTCAGGCGTGGACGGAGGGACAGCGGGTCTCGCGGACGCCTCCGTGCCAGCCTCCCAGCACGAGGAAGTCCCCCAGCCTGGAGCAGGCTTCATGGGGCTGGGGATTCCCAAGAAGCCCTTCGCCGGGCAGCGGAGACCCCCGTGCGAGCCTCGCTTAGAGACGGAAATCCACGGTGGCTGCTGGGTCCCACACCGTGAAGCCCCTCCGTGCGGAAGAGCTTCCTTCGAGTGGCAAGGCAGCTGTTACACACCCGTCATCGATATCTCACGGCCCGGCACATCCGGAGACCCATGAGGGTGGGCCCCCAGAGGGACCTCGCTACAGCAGGGAGCGCACGGGCGAGGCGGCGAACAGGGGCGGGCCGCCATGGCCCAACTGCCCGTCCGTGTTGATGCCCCAAGCCCACGGCATCCCGTCGGCATCCAGGGCCAGCGAGAACACTTCCACGCTGACGGCGGCGCAGGACGCCACGACGGCCGCACCACTCAGCCCTGCCAGCTGCACGGGGGTCCTGCGCGAGGTGACCGTGCCGTCTCCCAACTGGCCATAAGCGTTCGCACCCCAGGCCCACGCGGTGCCCTCCGAGCTCACCGCGAACGAGTGGTAGGAGCCTGCGAACACGGATGCCATCCCACTCAGCCCGGGGACTTGGCCAGGCGTCAGGTGAGACGAGTTGCCAGAGCCATCTCCCAGTTGGCCATTGGCGTTGGACCCCCAAGCCCACACCGTGCCGTCCGAGCGCACTGCCAGCGAGTGGAAATTGCCCACCGCCACGGACACCACGTCACTCAGCCCCACGGCCTGCACCGGTCGGCTGCGCTGAAGCCACGTGCCATCTCCCAGTTGGCCATAGTCATTGCCTCCCCAAGCCCACACCGTGCCGTCCGAGCGCACCGCCAGCGAGTGCTCAAGACCCGCCACCACCGCCACGATGTCGCTGAGCCCTTCCACCTGCACCGGCGTGAGGCGCTGTGTGGTGGAGCCATCTCCCAACTGACCGTCGGCGTTGGAGCCCCAAGCCCACACCGTGCCATCCGAGCGCACCGCCAGCGAGTGGCGATACCCCGCCGCCACGGCCACCACCCCGCTCAACCCTTCCACTGGCACCGGCGTGAGGCGCCGCGTGGTGGTGCCGTCTCCCAACTGACCGGCGGCGTTGGAGCCCCAAGCCCCCACGTTGCCGTCCGAACTCACCACCAGGGAGTGGCCATGGCCCGCCGCCACGGCCACGGCCGTGCTCAGCCCCACGACCTGCACGGGCGCCGAGTGATTGAGCCCACTGCCATCCCCCAATTGGCCGTCGGCGTTGGAGCCCCAAGCCCACACGGTACCGTTCGAGTGCACCGCCAGCCCATGGGCATAACCCGCCGCCACGGACACCAGCTTGCCCAACCCTTCCACCGGCACCGGCGTGAGGCTTCTGTCCAGCGAGCCATCTCCACGCTGGCTTTGGAAGTTGGAACCCCAGGCCCACACGGTGCCATCCGGACTCAGCGCCAGCGAGTGGCCGGCACCCGCACTCACTTCCAAGGCCTCCCTCAGCCCTTCCACCAGGACAGGCCTGAATTGGCTCGACCTCATCCCGTTGCCCATTTGGCCGTCGGAACCGTCCCCCCAGGCCCACACGGTGCCATCCGCGCGAATCGCCAGCACGTGGTAAGAGCCCGAGGCCAGGGAAACCACCCCGCTCAGCCCAAACACCCGCCCGGGCACGAAGCGGCTGTTGGAGCTACCATCCCCCAACTGGCCGTTGTTGTTGAACCCCCAGGCCCACACGGTGCCGTCCGCGCCCAGGGCCAGCGAGTGGCTGGAACCTGCCGCCGCGGCCACCACCCCGCCCAATCCGGACACCTTCCCGGGCGTGTAGCGGACGGTGGTGGTGCCATCTCCCATCTGTCCCGTGGAATTGCTGCCCCAGGCCCACACGGTGCCGTCGGAGAGCACCGCCAGCGAGTGGTGATAGCCCGCGGACACGGACTCCACTCCGCTCAGCCCGGCCACCTGCACGGGCACCGTGCTTGAAAGGCGGGTGCCATCCCCCAACTGGCCATAATAGTTGTCTCCCCAGGCCCACACGGTGCCATCCGAGCGCACCGCCAGCGAGTGGTTCGCCCCCGCAGCCACGGAGACCACCCTGCTCAACCCGGTCACCTGCACGGGCACGGAGCGGGAGGTGGTGGTGCCATCTCCCAGCTGGCCATAATAGTTGTCTCCCCAGGCCCACACGGTGCCATCCGAGCGCACCGCCAACGAATGGAAGGCGTTCGCGGCCACGGCCACCGCCTCCGTCAGACCGGAGACCTGCACGGGCACCGTGCGCGAGAGGGAGGTGCCATCCCCCAGCTGGCCAGAGGCATTGCGCCCTGCGGCCCAAACCGTGCCATCCGGACGCACGGCCAGGGAATGACTTTCTCCTGCCGCCACGCGCGATGGCCCCCGAGCCACCTTCGCCTCAGCGCGTTGCAAGACAAATGCCTCGGGCTCCTCCACGGGCTGCCCACAGCCCACGGCCAGCCACATTCCCAGCCCCGCCACCACCATCCGGCACAGCCATCCCTTGCCACGTCTTTCCATGGTTCGGCTCCTGACATCGCGTTGGTGATTCAACGCGGAAGAGCCGCTTTCTTCCCGCCCGGCGGCAAGGGTGCCTCAAGGGCGCTGGGGCTAATCGCACTCGTATTTGAAATCGCGGCGCACGGGGCCCTCGTCCAGCCCCGGCGTCCCCGAGTACGCCTCATGAACGAGCCGCCCCTGGGCATCTCGCTCGTGGGTGCGCCGGGCATCCACCACACCGTCCCCGTTGCCATCCCACTCATCGAGCCAGACGATCTGCGTGCCACAGAGGTACGTGAGCCGACGGGTGGTGCGCATGCGGGTGGTCACGGGCGGCGCGGAGGGATCGTTCCCCGACGGTTGGGTGACGTCCTTGCCGAGCCGCTCCAGCAACAGCAAGCCCGAGGCGTCATGGTAGAAGGTCCGGATCAGCTCGTGCTCGTAGACGTTCACGGCCTTCTGCTCCCAGAGCCGGAACTCGCGGCCCCCCGGGCCATAGGAATGGACGGTGTGCCGGTTTGACTCAAACGCATACTCCAGCTCGTCCACGAGGTATCCCCGCTCATCGTACCGATGGGTGATGCGCTGGATGTCATCGTTGTCCCAGGCATCTTCTCGCAGCTTGCCATTGGGCCAGTAGGTGAACGTCTCGCACCGGGCGACGTTCATGTCGCAGTGAGGGGAGCTGTCGATGGCGACCAACTGTCCCGCCGGGTTGTACCGGTAGAAGACAGGCGTGTGCTCCTCGCTCGCGGGGAGGCGGTCAATGCGCTCGAGCCGACCCTTCGTGTTCCGGACATACCGGTACACAGTGATGTCATTGGGAGCAGACGAAGAGGTCTCGGTGCGCTCCTGGGGTTTGCCTGCGGCGTCGTAGACCCACTCGATCTGGGTCCAGGTTCCCTCCGGCAGGTTCTCCTCGATGCGGCGAAAGGTCTCACGGCCGTTCACCCAGGAGTGGTGCTCCACCGAGTCCGGCGTGCCATCCGGCTTGTAGGTGCGCCATTCCAGGAGGCGGCTGTCGGCGTCATAGCGGCCCACCGCGCGGCGGCCATCCTTGTAGACCGAGACGCCCTCGCACGCCGTGGCGCGACGAGGCGGAACGCGCCCCGTCCATGGCACACAGGCCACGGGAGACAGGGTGGGCGCCCCCTCCAATCCAGCACTCACGGGCGGAACATTGCCCGGTGAAGGCAAGGGCTCTGCTCGCGGCACGGCAGGCTGCGCGGGAGGAATGGAAGGCGCAGCCGGAGGCGTTTCGGGAGGCGCTGGCGGGGGCTGCCCCGTGGGCGTATCCCCCGTCACGGGCTCGGAGGGAACGGAAGGCACTTCCTCGGGAGGCTGTTGCTGCTCTGGGGTTTCCGGAGCAGGCGGCTCCTCACGTTGCGCTCCACATCCCGCGAGTACGGCACACAATCCCCACCCCACCCAGCCTTGGTATTGGCGCATTCCGTCCCCCTGTGTGCTGATGAGCGACAACCTGCGCACCTTGAGAAGAGGTGCCATCGGACGGAGGTGGGCTGCCTGGCGCCCGCCAGGAAACCCGTCCTGGACCCTGGGGAGGGGCGACTCACCGGAACTTCGAGCCCCCCATCGCCGTGGGGCACCAGAAGAACGTGGTGCCCTCGGCCCCCGCCACAGGGAGCCGCTGGAAGCCCAGACGCTCATAAAAACGCAGCGCCCGGGTGTTGGTGTCCCCCGTGCCCAGATGCAAGGACGGCGCACCGGCGGCCGCCGCAGCGGCGAGAAAGGTCTCCACGAGGCGCCTCCCGTGACCGGCGCCCTGCGCCTGGGGAAGCAGGTCGACATGAAGGTGGGCGGGATGGGGCACCAACTCGGGCGCCAACATCC encodes the following:
- a CDS encoding serine/threonine protein kinase yields the protein MDPLSLPAGSLVGSWRVLRLHGSGSYGAVYQVEGLAPRAPGPFALKLARHPRDPRFEREGELLSRLHHPCVPRLHERGEWLHPSGSPFPFLVMDWVDGVPLYTWASQHPLSSRQTLRFLAQVARALEATHAARGVHRDVKGENILVRASDARAVLVDFGSCNHQGARPLTFQFPPPGTPQYYSPESLRFQWEWRHQPGARYEATPADDLYALGVTAYRLVTGRYPPAALDMEMTEDGFRPFYPAWVPPETWVPLSPVLSQLIQRLLSRTPSERGTAGEIASLLEGATKTVSTVPPRMSLAGALGLAFASSMALSVGASWLGAPPSVGEPPRMLLPSGVDGGTAGLADASVPASQHEEVPQPGAGFMGLGIPKKPFAGQRRPPCEPRLETEIHGGCWVPHREAPPCGRASFEWQGSCYTPVIDISRPGTSGDP
- a CDS encoding RCC1 domain-containing protein; translation: MERRGKGWLCRMVVAGLGMWLAVGCGQPVEEPEAFVLQRAEAKVARGPSRVAAGESHSLAVRPDGTVWAAGRNASGQLGDGTSLSRTVPVQVSGLTEAVAVAANAFHSLAVRSDGTVWAWGDNYYGQLGDGTTTSRSVPVQVTGLSRVVSVAAGANHSLAVRSDGTVWAWGDNYYGQLGDGTRLSSTVPVQVAGLSGVESVSAGYHHSLAVLSDGTVWAWGSNSTGQMGDGTTTVRYTPGKVSGLGGVVAAAAGSSHSLALGADGTVWAWGFNNNGQLGDGSSNSRFVPGRVFGLSGVVSLASGSYHVLAIRADGTVWAWGDGSDGQMGNGMRSSQFRPVLVEGLREALEVSAGAGHSLALSPDGTVWAWGSNFQSQRGDGSLDRSLTPVPVEGLGKLVSVAAGYAHGLAVHSNGTVWAWGSNADGQLGDGSGLNHSAPVQVVGLSTAVAVAAGHGHSLVVSSDGNVGAWGSNAAGQLGDGTTTRRLTPVPVEGLSGVVAVAAGYRHSLAVRSDGTVWAWGSNADGQLGDGSTTQRLTPVQVEGLSDIVAVVAGLEHSLAVRSDGTVWAWGGNDYGQLGDGTWLQRSRPVQAVGLSDVVSVAVGNFHSLAVRSDGTVWAWGSNANGQLGDGSGNSSHLTPGQVPGLSGMASVFAGSYHSFAVSSEGTAWAWGANAYGQLGDGTVTSRRTPVQLAGLSGAAVVASCAAVSVEVFSLALDADGMPWAWGINTDGQLGHGGPPLFAASPVRSLL